From Streptomyces sp. NBC_01426, a single genomic window includes:
- a CDS encoding acyltransferase — translation MVMSTEETLRVTVTAVTHRTGEQQADVAAALGLTQSQISRRQRGLASWSLADCDRLAAHWGMSVLDLLAGPTHALTRLPADRVAAGATQTLLPLDIPAPAQVEPGPVEPAPTPVEPAPVEPGPVEPAQVEPGPVEPAQVEPGPVEPAPVEAARSAPGRRAPAAEPAPATTAPRRAPVPAPAVPPVPKRVAAPAGPPADRVRVRVDHELAAHGGDQDAARAALIKTAIPDVMDLFAASRVGGRYEHSEFPPTAGILQKASQKGADQIWEGRPKWRAEELHRAARAGHVRLDVTALDMNAAYLAALKTWLPIGKLVHSEGAEHNPKRSGVHRVTPAVWEMPDLPSPLGARKEPGDLWITEPTLRLLLRCAKLGFCQAPVIHESWTSGASEGLLEKMRRTLTEVRKEAIANGDDVTNEYVKSMYSKFVSTIGESTANREIRRPDWMHIIRSQAFANLWLKAHKAHAAGLTVVEMSGTDELHVAGDWQQVFPEGRDLTQVKAKSIYTLGE, via the coding sequence ACGTTGCGGGTGACGGTGACCGCGGTCACCCACCGCACCGGGGAGCAGCAGGCCGACGTGGCAGCGGCCTTGGGGCTGACGCAAAGCCAGATCAGCCGCAGGCAGCGGGGTCTGGCCTCCTGGAGTCTGGCCGACTGTGATCGTCTCGCCGCGCATTGGGGCATGTCCGTCCTCGACCTCTTGGCGGGCCCGACGCATGCTCTGACCCGCCTGCCCGCCGACCGGGTGGCCGCCGGCGCCACTCAGACCCTCCTGCCGCTCGACATTCCGGCCCCGGCTCAGGTCGAGCCCGGCCCGGTCGAGCCGGCTCCGACCCCGGTCGAGCCCGCTCCGGTCGAGCCGGGCCCGGTCGAGCCCGCTCAGGTCGAGCCGGGCCCGGTCGAGCCCGCTCAGGTCGAGCCGGGCCCGGTCGAGCCGGCTCCGGTCGAGGCCGCCCGCAGTGCCCCGGGTCGGCGCGCTCCCGCCGCCGAGCCGGCTCCGGCCACGACCGCGCCCCGGCGCGCCCCCGTGCCGGCCCCGGCTGTGCCGCCCGTGCCCAAGCGTGTGGCGGCGCCGGCTGGTCCGCCGGCGGATCGTGTCCGTGTCCGTGTGGACCACGAGTTGGCCGCGCACGGAGGCGACCAGGACGCGGCGCGGGCGGCCCTCATCAAGACGGCCATCCCGGACGTGATGGACCTGTTCGCGGCGTCTCGGGTCGGTGGCCGGTACGAGCACTCCGAGTTCCCGCCCACGGCCGGCATCCTTCAGAAGGCGTCGCAGAAGGGCGCTGACCAGATCTGGGAGGGCCGCCCCAAGTGGCGGGCGGAGGAATTGCACCGCGCCGCGCGCGCCGGTCATGTCCGCCTCGACGTGACCGCTCTGGACATGAACGCCGCCTACCTCGCGGCGTTGAAGACGTGGTTGCCGATCGGCAAGCTCGTCCACTCCGAGGGCGCGGAGCACAACCCGAAGCGCTCGGGTGTCCACCGGGTCACGCCGGCCGTGTGGGAGATGCCTGATCTGCCGTCCCCGCTGGGTGCCCGGAAGGAGCCGGGGGACCTGTGGATTACCGAACCCACCCTGCGACTCCTGCTGAGGTGCGCGAAGTTGGGGTTCTGCCAGGCGCCGGTCATTCACGAGTCGTGGACGTCCGGAGCATCCGAGGGCCTGTTGGAGAAAATGCGCCGCACTCTCACGGAGGTCCGGAAAGAAGCCATCGCCAATGGCGATGACGTGACAAATGAGTACGTGAAATCCATGTATTCTAAGTTCGTGTCAACCATCGGTGAGAGCACGGCGAATCGGGAAATCCGGCGCCCCGACTGGATGCACATCATCCGCTCCCAGGCATTCGCGAACCTGTGGCTGAAAGCGCATAAGGCGCACGCCGCCGGTCTGACCGTGGTGGAAATGTCCGGCACCGACGAACTGCATGTGGCCGGTGACTGGCAGCAGGTGTTCCCGGAAGGCCGCGACCTCACCCAGGTCAAGGCCAAGTCGATCTACACGCTGGGGGAGTAG